Proteins encoded together in one uncultured Sphaerochaeta sp. window:
- the rfbA gene encoding glucose-1-phosphate thymidylyltransferase RfbA, with the protein MKGIILAGGAGTRLYPLTLVTSKQLLPVYDKPMIYYPLSTLMLAGINDILIISTPEDTPRFEHLLGDGNQFGVHFSYKVQPSPDGLSQAFLLGEEFIGDDACAMVLGDNIFYGNGFSPLLRQAVGDAEAGKATVFGYYVPDPERFGVVEFDQEGRAVSLEEKPANPRSNYAVTGLYFYDRRVVQLARQVKPSTRGELEITDLNRLYLEAGDLHVQLLGRGFAWLDTGTMDSLVDAADFVRMIEKRQGIKISAPEEIGFRNGWISREELILSASRYGKSPYGEHLRQVAEGRIHN; encoded by the coding sequence ATGAAAGGAATCATCCTGGCCGGCGGAGCCGGTACGCGTCTCTATCCCTTGACCCTGGTAACCAGCAAGCAGTTGCTGCCTGTCTATGACAAGCCGATGATCTACTACCCGCTTTCCACCCTGATGCTTGCAGGGATCAATGACATCCTGATCATCTCCACCCCTGAGGACACCCCCCGGTTCGAGCATCTCCTGGGGGATGGCAACCAGTTCGGCGTCCATTTCTCCTACAAGGTACAACCATCCCCCGACGGCCTTTCCCAGGCCTTCCTGCTGGGCGAGGAGTTCATCGGAGATGATGCCTGTGCCATGGTGCTGGGGGACAACATCTTCTATGGGAACGGGTTCTCCCCGCTGTTGAGACAGGCTGTGGGGGATGCAGAGGCAGGAAAGGCAACGGTATTCGGTTATTACGTCCCGGATCCCGAGCGCTTCGGGGTGGTGGAGTTCGACCAGGAAGGAAGAGCCGTATCCCTTGAGGAGAAACCAGCAAATCCCAGAAGCAATTATGCCGTCACCGGGCTCTATTTCTATGACAGGCGGGTGGTTCAGCTTGCAAGGCAGGTAAAGCCCTCAACACGCGGGGAGCTCGAGATAACCGACCTGAACCGGCTTTACCTGGAAGCAGGTGACCTGCATGTCCAGTTGCTGGGCAGGGGTTTTGCCTGGCTCGATACCGGTACGATGGACAGCCTGGTGGATGCAGCTGACTTTGTCCGCATGATCGAGAAGAGACAGGGAATCAAGATATCGGCCCCTGAGGAGATCGGGTTCCGCAATGGATGGATCAGCAGGGAAGAGCTCATTCTAAGTGCTTCCCGCTATGGGAAGAGTCCTTACGGCGAGCATCTCAGACAGGTTGCTGAAGGCCGAATACATAATTAG